A genome region from Gigantopelta aegis isolate Gae_Host chromosome 3, Gae_host_genome, whole genome shotgun sequence includes the following:
- the LOC121368573 gene encoding uncharacterized protein LOC121368573, translating to MRIAADNLTAWSEKWCVAINKDKSSTTLFTLSPKKKAGTIKIGNTPLKHADEVTYLGVTFDKKQTWKPHIQKAETKARCKLAIMRKLAGTSWGANETILKRVYQGTVRPHLEYGSSAWSTTAKTNQQALDKVQNQALRIITGSMKSTPIKDMEKTAAIQPLGERRDAKIMIQAEKFRYLPNHPMKQRMDGLTKNRLKRSSFIHQSRRLTREHQANPLPKTLPFCPTDLPQPWNDEQANLQISMSVPQLASADSQNDLVKRSLAMAMISDRYPEESWIHAYTDGSSTNAVANGGAGIFIKLPSRNTLTAKVPTGTHSSNYNAETHALIQAATMIKDAKEDCQQVVFLTDALSVLQALQGEKLPHLNEAMQEVAKERRVALQWIPAHCGIPGNEEADRLAKLGANHVQPSNNISFSEKKTLIKAANRPRTEQDDYHLLSRLEQVTLLRLRTGHNRLNAHMFRKFKLAATPTCSCGLEDQTAEHILQACPIHQDLRQAEWPIETAIHTKLYGKRGELEKTAHFILQTGLLV from the coding sequence ATGCGGATAGCAGCAGACAACCTGACAGCCTGGTCAGAAAAATGGTGTGTGGCTATCAATAAAGACAAGTCTTCTACCACACTCTTCACTCTATCACCAAAGAAAAAAGCAGGAACAATCAAAATTGGGAACACTCCACTGAAACATGCAGATGAAGTAACATACCTTGGGGTCACCTTCGACAAGAAACAAACTTGGAAACCACATATTCAAAAGGCAGAGACAAAAGCCAGATGCAAATTAGCCATCATGCGGAAACTAGCAGGAACTAGCTGGGGAGCAAATGAGACAATCCTCAAGAGAGTATATCAAGGAACTGTACGGCCGCATCTTGAATACGGTTCATCAGCCTGGTCAACCACTGCAAAGACCAACCAGCAAGCTTTAGACAAGGTTCAAAACCAAGCTCTGCGAATCATAACGGGATCCATGAAGTCTACACCCATTAAAGACATGGAAAAAACTGCAGCAATACAACCCCTTGGTGAGAGGAGAGATGCCAAGATCATGATCCAGGCAGAGAAATTCAGGTACCTGCCCAATCATCCAATGAAACAAAGAATGGATGGTCTGACAAAGAATCGTCTCAAACGTAGCAGTTTCATCCACCAAAGCAGAAGACTTACTAGAGAACACCAAGCTAACCCGTTACCAAAGACACTTCCATTTTGCCCAACAGATCTTCCACAACCATGGAATGATGAACAAGCCAATCTACAGATCAGCATGTCTGTCCCACAATTAGCTTCAGCAGACTCCCAAAACGACCTGGTCAAACGGTCACTGGCAATGGCTATGATCAGTGACCGGTACCCAGAAGAATCTTGGATCCATGCATACACTGATGGTTCGTCAACAAATGCTGTGGCCAATGGAGGGGCAGGCATATTTATCAAGCTCCCTTCAAGAAATACCCTAACTGCAAAAGTACCAACCGGCACCCACAGTTCCAACTACAATGCAGAAACCCATGCACTTATTCAGGCTGCTACAATGATCAAGGATGCAAAAGAAGACTGTCAACAAGTTGTCTTCCTCACAGATGCTCTCTCAGTCCTACAAGCCTTGCAAGGGGAAAAACTTCCTCACCTGAATGAAGCCATGCAAGAGGTAGCAAAGGAAAGACGAGTAGCTCTACAGTGGATCCCAGCACATTGTGGGATTCCAGGAAATGAGGAAGCAGACAGGCTAGCCAAGCTAGGAGCTAATCATGTACAGCCCAGCAACAACATTAGCTTCTCAGAGAAGAAAACCTTGATAAAGGCAGCCAACAGACCCAGGACAGAACAAGATGATTACCACCTTCTCAGTCGCTTGGAACAAGTAACTCTGTTGAGACTCCGGACAGGCCACAACCGACTGAATGCTCACATGTTCAGAAAGTTTAAACTTGCAGCAACACCGACCTGCAGTTGTGGCCTGGAAGACCAAACAGCAGAACACATCTTACAGGCGTGTCCAATTCATCAAGACCTGAGACAAGCTGAGTGGCCAATCGAAACTGCCATACACACCAAACTCTATGGAAAGAGAGGCGAACTGGAAAAAACAGCTCATTTTATCTTACAGACTGGACTATTGGTCTAA
- the LOC121368574 gene encoding proton myo-inositol cotransporter-like has translation MEAKDRHNKGGNGDTMNSNSNIITNPKEENTIFVYFLSCFATIGGLIFGYDTGIVSGAMLLIKPFFDLNTIWTEIIVSGTIGAAALFSLVAGFTTDFFGRKKTIMAASFVFTGGAILMALSPSKEILLVGRIIVGMGIGFASMTVPMYVAEVAPAQIRGRLVTLNQLFITIGIVISALIAGGFSEMKPDGWRYMLGLAGVPSLIQFCGFFFLPESPRWLVSKGRDVEARAVLVKIRGTDDVTRELYDIRTAINRDKQLDQGCVLGKVCDTPHVMKALFVGSGLQLFQQLCGINTVIYYSASIIKMSGFPVDYAIWLVMVPNTVNFLSTFIGLWAVERFGRKRLTVISFAGVIMSLAVLAIGFQLSAIYSPEINGNITETYDGNGTVITDSCYVKYTVCNDCIKDSRCGFCYDDIANGTCLQAQPSHKEERAQYGRCNATDVSATGMHWAQGYCPTDYSWMAILGLALFVISFAPGLGPMPWTINSEIYPLWARGTCIAMATAVNWIFNLVVSFSFLTLTETITTYGTFWLFACICLVGMIFTLIFVPETKNKTLEEVQLLFMTKTARESQQALSVYDVEVSGVDNVAHNDVAHNNVHKSEDTRM, from the exons ATGGAAGCGAAAGATCGCCACAATAAAGGGGGCAATGGTGATACGATGAACTCGAACTCAAACATCATAACAAATCCAAAAGAGGAAAATACCATATTTGTGTATTTCCTGTCATGCTTCGCGACTATTGGAGGTCTGATATTTGGATACGACACAGGAATCGTGTCCGGTGCCATGCTgctaataaaacctttcttcGACTTGAACACAATATGGACAGAGATAATAGTTAGTGGCACCATCGGTGCGGCCGCGCTGTTTTCTCTTGTAGCTGGTTTCACCACGGATTTCTTTGGCCGAAAGAAAACCATCATGGCTGCCAGTTTTGTGTTTACGGGAGGAGCTATTCTCATGGCGCTTTCACCATCCAAAGAGATCTTGCTGGTGGGCAGGATAATTGTGGGGATGGGTATAG gattTGCCTCCATGACAGTTCCGATGTATGTAGCGGAAGTTGCGCCAGCTCAGATCAGAGGTCGTCTGGTGACTTTGAATCAGCTTTTCATCACCATTGGTATCGTCATCTCGGCACTCATTGCTGGGGGATTCAGTGAAATGAAACCAGACGGCTGGAG GTATATGCTTGGGTTAGCAGGCGTACCTTCACTGATCCAGTTCTGTGGATTTTTCTTCCTCCCTGAAAGTCCTCGCTGGCTTGTGAGCAAGGGACGAGATGTCGAGGCGCGTGCCGTGCTCGTGAAGATACGTGGAACCGATGACGTCACGAGAGAACTCTACGACATAAGAACAGCCATAAATCGTGATAAGCAATTAGATCAGG GTTGCGTTCTGGGTAAAGTGTGCGACACTCCACACGTGATGAAGGCGCTCTTCGTTGGATCAGGACTGCAGCTCTTTCAGCAGCTCTGTGGGATAAACACCGTCAT TTACTACAGCGCGTCTATTATCAAAATGTCGGGATTTCCGGTTGATTATGCAATCTGGCTGGTTATGGTTCCAAACACGGTCAACTTTCTTTCAACGTTCATTGGTCTTTGGGCCGTAGAAAGATTCGGTCGTAAACGGTTGACCGTAATTAGTTTTGCAG GCGTGATTATGTCCCTTGCCGTTTTAGCAATCGGTTTTCAGCTGTCTGCGATATATTCGCCTGAAATTAACGGTAACATCACGGAAACCTACGACGGAAATGGAACGGTCATCACCGATAGTTGCTACGTCAAATATAC CGTCTGCAATGATTGCATCAAAGACAGTCGCTGCGGCTTCTGTTACGACGACATTGCTAATGGAACGTGTCTACAGGCGCAACCCAGCCACAAAGAGGAACGAGCGCAGTATGGCCGCTGCAACGCAACTGACGTTTCCGCTACCGGCATGCACTGGGCCCAAGGGTACTGTCCAACAGACTATTCCTGGATGGCTATTCTAGGGCTGGCTCTGTTTGTCATTAGTTTTGCACCAG GTTTGGGACCAATGCCATGGACCATAAACTCTGAAATCTACCCTTTGTGGGCGCGTGGGACGTGCATTGCCATGGCAACGGCTGTTAACTGGATTTTTAACCTTGTAGTGTCCTTCAGTTTTCTCACATTGACAGAAACAATCACAACATACG GTACGTTTTGGCTGTTTGCATGTATTTGTTTAGTTGGGATGATCTTCACGTTGATCTTCGTGCCCGAGACGAAGAACAAGACTCTGGAAGAAGTCCAGTTACTGTTCATGACAAAGACGGCCCGCGAGAGTCAGCAGGCGCTCAGTGTGTACGATGTGGAGGTGTCCGGAGTAGACAATGTCGCTCACAATGATGTGGCTCACAATAATGTCCACAAGTCGGAAGATACCAGAATGTAA